One segment of Saprospiraceae bacterium DNA contains the following:
- a CDS encoding right-handed parallel beta-helix repeat-containing protein → MRLFLLLLPLLPQLLFSQTAEITLKKGMTIKESCRVKTAQYSLAGDSTDLFDKVPAFVPSAVRPVITISGNNITVDFQDATLNGGKPSQLPNQFYGLAILIKGKNIVLKNAKAHGYKVALLADGAEALTLENCDFSYNYRPRLRSIREREDFSDWLSYHHNEQDEWLRYGAGIYLRNCLRPTVKNCHITGNQNALLMTGCTEGTVFNNAFQFNSGLGVGLYRSNNNRVMHNRLGWNVRGYSHGFYQRGQDSAAILVYEQSSNNLIAFNTATHSGDGLFLWAGQTTMDTGEGGCNDNLIFGNDFSYAPTNGVEVTFSRNRIQGNLIADCTYGIWGGYSYDSRIYANMITGCQTAIAIEHGQNDTIQLNLIQDDSTGIRLWARESQPADWGYAQKRDTRNRGNMIDRNIFLRTRVPLHISASQNTLVNGENIFLQFKKLLETPKPNENLKFWRNEIYGTEAQLADLWAHPELAPFKNLNFSKDGYPENPYAVFNVQYGELNEPDSLPGGMLAMVPNDKKGRQHIIMGEWGPYNFKYPAAILEKMEPGNNGSMTYTLRLAGPPGEWKIAQIRGLASPPNPRGTLPHTLTLESIPGSEAVYVAFEYVGQQEIVSEFGEKTPAGQPHFFDFQRFEKKFDWLIRFFNYDDTNDPLRHEQHFSLLKKQKPAMEKTANELAFAWWGSPGEGVNEDRFATHSTTAFDIAPGEYVIELTSDDGARLFLDGKLLIDNWNVHEPTTDEITVRLGGQHRIEIEHFDAGGFSTLDFRMRQKK, encoded by the coding sequence ATGCGCCTTTTTCTGTTGTTGCTGCCATTGCTGCCCCAATTGCTCTTCTCCCAAACCGCTGAAATCACGCTCAAAAAAGGCATGACCATCAAAGAGTCGTGCCGTGTCAAAACGGCGCAGTATTCGCTCGCGGGCGATTCGACAGACCTGTTCGACAAAGTGCCAGCTTTTGTGCCCTCGGCGGTTCGACCCGTCATCACCATATCAGGCAACAACATCACGGTTGATTTTCAGGATGCCACCCTGAATGGTGGCAAACCGAGCCAGCTGCCCAACCAGTTCTATGGCCTCGCCATATTGATAAAAGGGAAAAACATCGTGCTCAAAAACGCAAAGGCTCACGGCTACAAAGTAGCTTTGTTGGCCGATGGCGCAGAAGCATTGACCCTCGAAAATTGTGACTTCTCCTACAACTATCGCCCACGCCTTCGCTCCATCCGCGAGCGGGAAGACTTCTCGGACTGGCTCAGTTATCATCACAACGAGCAGGACGAGTGGCTGCGCTACGGGGCAGGCATTTACCTCAGAAATTGCCTCCGCCCCACAGTCAAAAACTGCCACATCACAGGCAACCAAAATGCCCTACTGATGACGGGCTGCACAGAGGGCACAGTATTCAACAATGCCTTCCAATTCAATTCGGGGTTGGGTGTCGGTCTCTATCGAAGCAACAATAACCGCGTGATGCACAATCGCTTGGGCTGGAACGTACGCGGCTATTCGCATGGATTCTACCAACGAGGGCAGGACTCTGCCGCCATACTCGTCTATGAGCAAAGCAGCAACAACCTCATCGCTTTCAACACGGCTACCCATTCCGGCGACGGGCTATTCCTTTGGGCAGGCCAGACGACCATGGACACGGGCGAGGGCGGATGCAACGACAATCTCATTTTTGGCAACGACTTCAGCTATGCCCCTACCAACGGGGTGGAAGTCACTTTTTCGCGCAATCGCATTCAGGGCAATCTCATCGCCGATTGCACCTATGGTATATGGGGAGGCTATAGCTATGACTCTCGCATCTATGCCAACATGATAACGGGATGCCAAACCGCCATCGCCATAGAACACGGACAAAACGACACCATCCAGCTCAATTTGATTCAGGACGACTCGACGGGCATCCGCCTATGGGCACGCGAAAGCCAACCTGCCGATTGGGGCTATGCGCAAAAACGCGACACGCGCAACCGAGGCAACATGATTGACCGCAATATTTTTTTGAGAACGCGCGTACCGCTTCACATCAGCGCCTCACAAAACACGCTCGTCAATGGCGAGAACATTTTCCTGCAATTCAAAAAATTGTTGGAAACACCCAAGCCCAACGAAAATCTGAAATTCTGGCGCAACGAGATATATGGCACCGAAGCGCAACTCGCAGACCTATGGGCACACCCCGAGCTCGCTCCCTTTAAAAATTTGAACTTCAGCAAAGATGGCTACCCCGAAAATCCTTATGCGGTCTTTAATGTGCAATACGGCGAGCTCAACGAACCTGACAGCCTCCCGGGAGGTATGCTCGCCATGGTGCCCAACGACAAAAAAGGCCGCCAGCACATCATCATGGGCGAATGGGGGCCGTATAACTTCAAATACCCCGCAGCAATACTGGAAAAAATGGAACCCGGCAACAACGGCTCCATGACTTATACTTTGAGACTTGCCGGCCCACCCGGCGAATGGAAAATCGCACAAATCAGAGGGCTTGCCTCGCCCCCAAACCCTCGTGGCACTTTGCCTCACACCTTGACGCTCGAAAGCATTCCCGGAAGCGAGGCCGTCTACGTCGCTTTTGAATACGTTGGCCAACAGGAAATAGTGTCGGAATTTGGAGAAAAAACACCTGCGGGTCAACCCCATTTTTTTGATTTTCAGCGATTTGAAAAAAAGTTTGATTGGCTGATTCGTTTTTTCAACTATGACGACACTAACGACCCCTTGCGGCATGAGCAGCATTTTTCCCTGCTGAAAAAACAAAAACCCGCAATGGAAAAAACAGCTAATGAACTGGCCTTTGCTTGGTGGGGAAGCCCCGGCGAGGGAGTCAACGAAGACCGATTTGCCACGCACAGCACCACCGCCTTCGATATTGCACCGGGCGAATATGTCATAGAGCTCACTTCCGACGACGGCGCTCGGCTCTTTCTGGATGGCAAGCTGCTCATTGACAACTGGAACGTGCATGAGCCAACAACCGACGAAATCACGGTCAGACTTGGGGGGCAACACCGCATCGAGATAGAGCATTTCGACGCGGGCGGTTTTTCGACCTTGGATTTTCGGATGCGACAGAAAAAATAA
- a CDS encoding glycosyltransferase encodes MRTLTTRLNVIVPCYNPPTGWADALVARFSLFREAVADVVDNTGLIVVNDGSTSENAELIFNRLSEILPEVKIVTYAGNRGKGYALRQGVKASEADFHLVTDADFPYTVESMRRIAITLREHGGIAAGNRDTAYYDQVPAFRRWLSKGLRWLLRNVLRQPIGDSQCGLKGFDAAGKRVFLETSIDRFLFDLEFLMLANGRVSVTPVAVELREGVTFSKVGWRILATEGRNFIWLLVRRRKTA; translated from the coding sequence TTGCGAACACTTACCACGCGCCTCAACGTCATCGTGCCATGCTACAACCCGCCAACGGGTTGGGCGGATGCGTTGGTTGCGCGATTTTCCCTTTTCAGAGAAGCGGTGGCCGATGTAGTGGACAACACGGGGCTTATCGTGGTGAACGATGGCTCGACGAGCGAAAATGCCGAATTGATTTTCAATCGTTTGTCAGAAATTTTGCCCGAGGTGAAGATAGTGACCTATGCCGGCAATCGCGGCAAAGGTTATGCGCTTCGGCAGGGGGTGAAAGCCTCGGAGGCGGATTTTCACTTGGTAACCGACGCTGACTTTCCTTACACCGTAGAAAGTATGCGACGCATCGCAATCACATTGCGCGAACACGGCGGCATCGCGGCGGGCAACCGCGACACAGCTTACTATGACCAAGTGCCAGCCTTTCGGAGGTGGCTCTCCAAAGGGTTGCGTTGGCTGCTTCGCAATGTGTTGCGCCAACCCATCGGGGACTCACAGTGTGGATTGAAAGGGTTTGATGCGGCAGGGAAACGGGTATTTCTGGAGACAAGCATTGACCGATTCCTGTTCGACCTCGAATTTCTCATGCTGGCCAACGGGCGAGTCTCCGTCACACCTGTTGCTGTGGAATTGCGCGAGGGCGTCACGTTCAGCAAGGTCGGTTGGCGCATACTTGCCACCGAAGGGCGCAACTTCATCTGGTTGTTGGTGCGCCGGAGGAAAACGGCATAG
- a CDS encoding dihydroorotase: MLLLLKNVRVVGEKQDKRPKDILIRDGVIEAIGENLPAEKGATVWASANACVSPGWFDVGIQAGDPGYEHREDLHTAARAAAVGGFTSVACFPNTHPAIHSKSEVLYVKNKTEREPVTFHPIGAVSVACEGKDLAELFDMRSAGAIAFGDGRRAVQDAGLLLRAMQYAKAFDGLIMNEPHHKSIAAGGQMHEGVVSTSLGLKGIPALAEEIIVQRDLKLLEYAEGRLHLHLLSSAKSVALVREAKMAGLPVTASVAIANLCFTDEKLADFDSNWKLLPPLRSQTDTEALLEGLTDGTIDFICSNHAPWDEEAKNLEFPFAEFGMLGMETTFALCRTFLKKQLSLTDIVEKMAVAPRHVLGLPLPEIKPGARAELTLFDPDAEWVFGENDIRSKSRNTPFIGQKFTGKVLGIVNKGQWVQNP; the protein is encoded by the coding sequence ATGTTGCTACTACTCAAAAACGTCCGCGTCGTCGGCGAAAAACAAGATAAACGCCCAAAGGACATACTCATCCGCGATGGCGTGATAGAGGCCATTGGCGAAAACCTGCCCGCCGAAAAAGGAGCTACCGTGTGGGCCTCGGCCAACGCCTGCGTCTCGCCCGGCTGGTTCGACGTGGGCATTCAGGCTGGCGACCCCGGCTACGAACACCGCGAGGATTTGCACACAGCCGCCCGAGCCGCAGCAGTAGGGGGATTCACTTCGGTGGCGTGTTTCCCCAACACCCATCCTGCCATTCACTCAAAGTCCGAAGTACTGTATGTGAAGAACAAAACCGAGCGCGAGCCGGTCACTTTTCACCCCATCGGTGCCGTCTCTGTCGCTTGTGAGGGCAAGGATTTGGCAGAATTGTTTGATATGCGCTCGGCTGGCGCGATTGCCTTCGGCGACGGTCGGCGGGCTGTGCAGGATGCAGGCCTTTTGCTACGGGCTATGCAGTATGCCAAAGCTTTCGATGGCCTCATCATGAATGAGCCGCACCACAAAAGCATCGCTGCGGGAGGGCAGATGCACGAAGGGGTGGTCAGTACCTCGCTGGGCCTGAAAGGCATCCCCGCGTTGGCGGAAGAAATCATAGTGCAGCGCGACCTCAAGCTGCTCGAATACGCGGAAGGGCGGCTTCATTTGCACCTGCTGTCGAGCGCCAAAAGCGTGGCGTTGGTGCGTGAGGCGAAAATGGCCGGACTTCCCGTCACGGCTTCGGTCGCCATAGCCAATCTCTGTTTTACCGATGAAAAATTGGCTGATTTTGACTCAAACTGGAAGTTGTTGCCGCCCCTGCGCAGCCAAACCGACACAGAGGCCTTGCTTGAAGGACTGACCGATGGCACTATTGATTTTATCTGCTCCAATCACGCCCCGTGGGATGAGGAAGCAAAAAACTTGGAGTTTCCCTTTGCGGAATTCGGAATGCTCGGCATGGAAACGACCTTTGCCTTGTGCCGAACATTTCTCAAAAAACAACTCTCCTTGACTGATATAGTGGAAAAAATGGCAGTGGCACCCCGTCACGTGCTGGGGTTGCCGCTGCCAGAAATAAAACCCGGCGCTCGTGCCGAACTGACCCTGTTCGACCCTGATGCCGAGTGGGTTTTTGGGGAAAACGATATTCGCTCAAAATCGCGCAACACACCCTTTATCGGCCAAAAATTCACGGGCAAGGTGCTTGGCATTGTGAACAAAGGTCAATGGGTGCAAAACCCATAG
- a CDS encoding DUF58 domain-containing protein: protein MYLSNRFFWLFGSVAALFALAYPFGWLFPLAQTALIVALALTVADAALLYGRQPKIVCERILNPVFSLSDPNPVTLHLENQGNVFYRATIADELPFQFQRRDFEVALNLPPRAPRKLEHHLTPFSRGIYSFGNINVFVATRLGLLERRLIFGQPQDVAVYPSIIQMKRYELRAMRQIAHETGIKKMRRIGHSYEFEQIKNYVQGDDYRSINWKASSRRAALMVNQYEDERSQQVYCIVDKSRVMRMPFEGLSLMDYAINTTLAISNIILKKQDKAGLLTFSDVIGATLKAERDTSQLSRILEALYREKERPGESNFELLYEAVRRLIGARSLLLLFTNFESSYALERAMPTLRRLNRSHLLVVVFFENTEIRRLAQEDVQKTADIYRQTVARQFLQEKKEMVQKLRQYGIQAILTKPQDLTLNTINKYLELKSRGLI, encoded by the coding sequence ATGTATCTCAGCAATCGCTTTTTCTGGCTCTTTGGCAGCGTGGCCGCCCTCTTCGCGCTGGCATATCCCTTTGGCTGGTTGTTCCCTTTGGCACAGACCGCGCTCATAGTGGCGCTCGCGCTGACGGTGGCGGATGCGGCGTTGCTCTATGGCCGCCAGCCCAAGATTGTCTGCGAGCGCATCCTCAACCCTGTTTTCTCTCTGAGCGACCCCAACCCTGTGACCTTGCATCTTGAAAACCAAGGCAATGTGTTTTATCGCGCGACGATTGCCGATGAACTGCCCTTCCAATTTCAGCGGCGCGATTTTGAGGTCGCGTTGAACCTACCGCCCAGAGCGCCCCGAAAACTGGAGCATCATCTGACACCGTTTTCGCGTGGGATTTACTCATTTGGCAACATCAACGTCTTCGTGGCAACGCGGCTGGGGTTGCTGGAACGCCGCCTGATATTCGGGCAACCTCAAGATGTGGCGGTATATCCCTCCATCATTCAAATGAAACGCTACGAGCTGCGAGCCATGCGCCAGATTGCTCACGAAACCGGCATTAAAAAAATGCGCCGCATCGGCCATTCCTACGAGTTCGAGCAAATAAAAAACTATGTGCAAGGCGACGACTACCGGAGCATCAACTGGAAGGCTTCGAGCCGTCGCGCTGCACTTATGGTCAATCAATACGAGGACGAACGCAGCCAACAAGTGTATTGCATCGTGGATAAAAGCCGGGTCATGCGGATGCCCTTCGAGGGCTTGAGCCTAATGGATTACGCCATCAATACCACTTTGGCTATCAGCAACATCATCCTGAAAAAACAAGACAAGGCTGGGCTGCTGACCTTTTCCGATGTCATTGGTGCCACGCTTAAAGCCGAACGCGATACCAGCCAACTAAGCCGCATATTAGAAGCCCTCTACCGCGAAAAAGAGCGCCCCGGCGAGTCTAACTTTGAGTTGCTCTACGAAGCCGTGCGTCGGCTCATCGGTGCGCGTTCGTTGTTGCTACTGTTCACCAACTTCGAGAGCAGCTATGCCTTGGAGCGAGCCATGCCTACCCTACGTCGCCTCAATCGCTCCCACCTGCTCGTGGTCGTTTTTTTTGAAAATACCGAAATCCGCCGCCTCGCCCAAGAGGACGTGCAAAAAACAGCGGACATCTATCGCCAAACAGTGGCGCGACAGTTCTTGCAGGAAAAAAAGGAGATGGTGCAAAAGCTGCGGCAATATGGCATACAAGCCATTCTGACCAAGCCGCAAGACCTGACGCTCAACACTATCAACAAATACTTGGAGTTGAAATCGCGCGGGCTGATTTGA
- a CDS encoding methyltransferase domain-containing protein, with protein sequence MRPQLPDIEAYYNGTDFDYRAIWNRRRSEVAVHFGFYDDHARHHAAALDNMNRVLADWVGIAAGERVLDAGCGLGNACFWLARHRGAQVVGLNIVERQIADCQKRARQQQGLGISFVQGDFCKMPFQDQSFDVVWACESVCHTAEKAQFYMEAFRVLRPGGRLVMAEYMRTTRPVSPAGEQLLTNWLRPWAIPDIDTMEEHRSHAASVGFREIEMVDATPNVRVSLRNLHNISKRWLPLGRLLHAVRWVSDVRLGNAQASVRQYEALLAGAWVYGLLRARKENF encoded by the coding sequence ATGAGACCGCAACTTCCTGATATTGAAGCCTATTACAATGGCACCGATTTCGATTATCGCGCCATCTGGAACCGCCGGCGCTCTGAGGTGGCGGTGCATTTTGGGTTTTACGACGACCATGCTCGCCACCACGCCGCCGCGCTCGACAACATGAACCGGGTGTTAGCGGATTGGGTGGGTATAGCGGCAGGGGAGCGGGTGCTTGATGCGGGTTGTGGATTGGGCAATGCGTGTTTTTGGCTGGCCCGGCATCGCGGGGCGCAGGTGGTGGGCCTCAACATCGTGGAGCGACAGATAGCCGACTGTCAAAAAAGAGCGCGGCAGCAACAGGGGCTGGGCATCTCCTTTGTGCAGGGCGATTTTTGCAAAATGCCGTTTCAAGACCAAAGTTTCGATGTGGTGTGGGCTTGTGAAAGCGTCTGTCACACGGCTGAAAAGGCGCAATTTTACATGGAGGCTTTTCGAGTCCTGCGCCCGGGCGGGCGATTGGTGATGGCCGAGTATATGCGCACGACACGTCCCGTATCGCCGGCGGGCGAACAGTTGCTGACAAATTGGTTGCGCCCATGGGCTATTCCAGATATTGACACGATGGAAGAGCACCGTTCCCACGCTGCATCGGTGGGTTTTCGAGAAATTGAGATGGTGGACGCGACACCCAATGTGCGCGTTTCGCTTCGCAATTTGCACAATATCTCCAAACGATGGCTGCCGCTAGGGCGCTTGCTGCACGCTGTGAGGTGGGTAAGTGACGTGCGTCTGGGCAACGCACAGGCCTCCGTGCGACAATACGAGGCGTTGCTAGCTGGCGCATGGGTGTATGGGCTGTTGCGGGCGAGGAAAGAGAATTTTTAA
- the kynU gene encoding kynureninase yields the protein MHYENTLEFARAQDANDPLRSYREQFVFPQHNGTNVLYFCGNSLGLQPKTVRQALLDELDQWAVHGVEGHFRGDLPWMHYHKFLTPQTARLVGALSHEVVVMNTLTVNLHLAMVSFYRPTARRYKIIMEAGAFPSDQYAVESQVRWHGRDPDRAIVEVAPRAGEDVLRTEDILQIIEKEGDETALVLFGGVNYYTGQFYDLEKIAAAAHRVGAYAGFDLAHAAGNLPLRLHDWDADFAVWCSYKYLNSGPGGPAGLFVHERHGDNAYLPRFAGWWGHDEDERFLMQKGFKPMRGAEGWQLSNAQIFAFAAHKASLDIFDKAGMGNLREKSLRLTGFLEFVLREANREKNLFRIITPASPDERGCQLSLLTDGRGRALFDYLTANGAIADWREPNVIRFAPVPLYNSFEDVWRLGERVRKF from the coding sequence ATGCACTACGAGAACACCCTCGAATTTGCGCGTGCCCAAGATGCCAACGACCCGCTCCGTTCTTATCGGGAACAGTTTGTCTTTCCTCAACACAATGGCACCAATGTGCTCTATTTCTGCGGCAACTCACTCGGCCTTCAGCCGAAAACCGTTCGCCAGGCGCTCCTCGACGAGCTGGACCAATGGGCCGTGCATGGCGTGGAAGGCCATTTTCGCGGCGACTTGCCATGGATGCACTATCACAAATTTCTCACACCGCAGACTGCTAGATTGGTGGGGGCTTTGTCGCACGAGGTGGTGGTGATGAACACGCTGACTGTCAACCTGCATCTGGCAATGGTTTCTTTTTATCGGCCCACGGCTCGCCGCTACAAAATCATCATGGAAGCAGGTGCCTTCCCCAGCGACCAATATGCCGTGGAAAGTCAGGTGCGCTGGCATGGGCGCGACCCTGACCGGGCGATAGTGGAAGTGGCGCCGCGAGCAGGAGAGGATGTGCTGCGCACGGAGGATATTCTGCAAATCATTGAAAAAGAGGGCGATGAGACAGCATTGGTGCTGTTTGGCGGGGTGAACTATTATACCGGGCAGTTTTACGATTTGGAAAAAATAGCCGCAGCGGCGCATCGCGTGGGTGCTTATGCAGGCTTCGACCTTGCACACGCCGCAGGCAACCTCCCCCTTCGCCTGCACGACTGGGACGCCGACTTTGCGGTGTGGTGCAGCTACAAATACCTCAACAGCGGCCCCGGCGGGCCAGCAGGCCTGTTCGTGCATGAGCGCCATGGCGACAATGCCTATTTGCCGCGTTTTGCGGGTTGGTGGGGCCACGACGAAGACGAACGGTTTCTCATGCAAAAAGGCTTCAAACCTATGCGCGGCGCCGAAGGGTGGCAACTGAGCAATGCACAAATTTTTGCGTTCGCGGCGCACAAGGCCAGCCTCGATATTTTCGACAAAGCGGGCATGGGAAATTTGCGCGAAAAAAGCTTGCGCCTCACGGGTTTCCTGGAATTTGTGCTACGGGAGGCCAATCGAGAAAAAAATCTATTCCGCATCATCACGCCCGCTTCACCCGACGAGCGCGGCTGTCAGCTTTCTCTGCTTACCGACGGGCGAGGAAGGGCGCTGTTCGATTACCTCACGGCCAATGGCGCCATTGCCGATTGGCGCGAGCCTAATGTGATTCGGTTCGCGCCGGTGCCCCTCTACAATTCATTTGAGGATGTGTGGCGCTTGGGCGAACGAGTGAGGAAGTTTTGA